A window from Moritella yayanosii encodes these proteins:
- a CDS encoding TPR domain-containing protein, whose translation MSKCLWTPFISSVLIVGSAASYYLLSDYQRLETQQALMAAVSFEQLSASEISDKRILTLQDKLYDDKQNAKLWFQLGNAYLYNGEYDDALLVFDYSIRLTTEPTAIHYAAKASALYYARGQHLTAEVKALLEQALSLQPNNQTALMMLAANEFMNVRYQHAIDLWVQLLDSDQQGLDRISIINSINQAKQFIK comes from the coding sequence ATGAGTAAATGTCTATGGACACCGTTTATCTCTTCGGTTCTGATTGTCGGCAGTGCGGCTAGTTACTATTTATTGAGCGATTATCAGCGGCTAGAGACGCAACAAGCGCTAATGGCGGCTGTTTCTTTCGAACAACTTTCTGCGTCTGAAATAAGTGATAAGCGCATTTTAACGCTGCAAGACAAGCTTTACGATGATAAGCAGAATGCCAAGCTTTGGTTTCAACTTGGCAATGCTTACCTGTATAACGGTGAATATGATGATGCTTTGTTAGTGTTTGATTATTCAATTCGATTAACGACGGAACCAACTGCAATACATTATGCTGCAAAAGCATCCGCGTTGTATTACGCGCGCGGCCAGCATTTAACCGCAGAGGTTAAAGCGCTACTTGAGCAAGCATTATCGCTTCAACCTAACAACCAAACGGCATTGATGATGTTAGCGGCAAATGAATTTATGAATGTGCGGTATCAACATGCAATCGACCTTTGGGTGCAATTACTCGATTCAGATCAGCAGGGGTTAGACCGGATTTCAATTATTAATTCCATTAATCAAGCGAAGCAATTTATTAAATAA
- the nrfA gene encoding ammonia-forming nitrite reductase cytochrome c552 subunit, which produces MASVYKTLKPASGVAVLLATLLLGVSSSTVFAADQVSAKLEPRNEKFQQAHPDQYKTWKATSESKEIEDALQGDPNMVIMWAGYGFSKDYNKTRGHFYAIDDIRNTLRTGGPTNAKNGPMVMSCWSCKSPDVARFIEENGEDAYFSGKWAKGGAEIVNAIGCADCHDTRSDAFKNGEPALKLTRPYVERAMEVIGKPFKEQGRLDQQAQVCAQCHVEYYFTGPTKAVKFPWDKGTTVDQMEEYYDEIGFKDWTHAVSKTPMLKAQHPGYETWREGIHGKNNVTCVDCHMPKIKNADGTVFTDHKVGNPFDRFQDTCANCHTQSKEMLQDVVKTRKDQVTELKLLAEKQIIAAHFEAKAAWEAGATQAEMDEIQLNIRHAQWRWDYAIASHGIHMHAPEVALRVLGTALDRATDARTQLIRLLAKKGITDPIEIPDISTKELAQQALGMDMDKMRKEKAEFLKTLVPKWEAEAEQREATY; this is translated from the coding sequence ATGGCTAGTGTATATAAAACTCTAAAACCAGCCTCTGGCGTGGCAGTTCTGCTCGCGACATTATTACTTGGTGTTAGCAGTAGTACTGTATTTGCTGCTGATCAAGTATCAGCAAAATTAGAACCACGAAATGAAAAGTTCCAACAAGCACATCCTGATCAATACAAAACCTGGAAAGCGACCAGTGAAAGTAAAGAAATAGAAGATGCATTACAAGGTGATCCAAATATGGTCATCATGTGGGCCGGTTATGGTTTTTCTAAAGACTATAATAAAACCCGTGGTCATTTCTATGCCATTGATGATATTCGTAATACCCTACGTACAGGTGGACCAACTAATGCTAAAAATGGCCCTATGGTTATGTCTTGCTGGAGTTGTAAAAGCCCGGACGTAGCGCGCTTTATTGAAGAAAATGGTGAAGATGCTTACTTCTCAGGTAAATGGGCGAAAGGAGGGGCTGAGATTGTTAATGCCATTGGTTGTGCCGATTGTCATGATACCCGTAGCGACGCATTCAAAAATGGAGAACCCGCACTTAAATTGACTCGTCCATACGTTGAACGAGCAATGGAAGTAATTGGTAAGCCATTTAAAGAGCAAGGTCGCCTTGATCAACAAGCACAAGTTTGTGCGCAATGCCACGTTGAGTACTATTTCACGGGTCCAACTAAAGCCGTAAAATTCCCATGGGATAAAGGCACAACAGTTGACCAAATGGAAGAATACTATGACGAAATTGGTTTCAAAGATTGGACGCATGCAGTGTCTAAAACGCCCATGTTAAAAGCACAGCATCCCGGTTATGAAACATGGCGTGAAGGTATCCATGGTAAAAACAACGTAACGTGTGTTGATTGCCATATGCCAAAAATAAAAAATGCGGATGGTACCGTATTTACCGATCATAAAGTAGGTAATCCATTTGATCGTTTCCAAGATACTTGTGCAAACTGTCATACCCAAAGTAAAGAAATGCTACAAGACGTGGTTAAAACACGTAAAGATCAAGTGACTGAATTGAAACTGTTGGCTGAAAAGCAAATCATCGCAGCACACTTTGAAGCGAAGGCTGCATGGGAAGCCGGTGCCACACAGGCAGAGATGGATGAGATCCAACTCAACATCCGTCATGCGCAATGGCGTTGGGATTATGCGATTGCATCTCATGGTATACATATGCATGCACCAGAAGTTGCCTTACGTGTATTAGGTACAGCGTTAGACCGTGCGACAGATGCACGAACTCAGTTAATTCGCCTACTGGCCAAGAAAGGGATTACCGATCCAATCGAGATCCCTGATATCTCAACCAAAGAACTTGCACAACAAGCACTTGGTATGGACATGGACAAGATGCGTAAAGAAAAAGCAGAGTTCTTGAAAACACTTGTACCAAAATGGGAAGCGGAAGCAGAACAACGTGAAGCAACTTATTAA
- the nrfB gene encoding cytochrome c nitrite reductase pentaheme subunit yields the protein MGNVKLAIRTTISFLLFICIYGFNVSAAAESPDHAVINANTDSRHEVTFNRDSDYACIQCHKDSKETRQGTHGEKVVAEIGRDLKCVECHNTIGPNHREDAPQVTKFFAAQSKIGTHKNLLDFGAILKATGNCTDCHTPEKLQEKTWVHDVHAKKATCSSCHMIHADGEKEGMQALERKEQIAQCVDCHKDFNLIKEDKGE from the coding sequence ATGGGTAATGTAAAATTAGCCATACGTACAACGATTAGCTTTCTGCTCTTCATATGTATCTATGGTTTTAATGTCAGTGCTGCAGCAGAGTCGCCAGATCACGCGGTCATTAATGCAAACACTGATAGTCGACACGAAGTGACGTTTAATCGCGACAGTGATTATGCTTGTATACAATGTCATAAGGATTCGAAAGAAACACGCCAGGGTACACATGGTGAAAAAGTCGTAGCAGAAATAGGCAGAGACCTGAAATGCGTTGAATGCCATAACACTATTGGTCCAAACCACCGCGAAGATGCCCCGCAAGTCACTAAATTTTTCGCCGCTCAATCTAAAATTGGCACACATAAAAACCTGCTGGATTTTGGCGCTATCTTAAAAGCGACGGGTAATTGTACTGATTGTCACACTCCAGAAAAATTACAAGAAAAAACCTGGGTACATGATGTACATGCGAAAAAAGCCACGTGTTCGTCTTGCCATATGATCCATGCCGATGGCGAGAAAGAAGGTATGCAAGCGCTAGAACGTAAGGAGCAAATTGCGCAATGCGTCGATTGTCATAAAGACTTTAACTTGATAAAAGAAGATAAGGGAGAATGA